One genomic region from Bacteroidota bacterium encodes:
- the rsgA gene encoding ribosome small subunit-dependent GTPase A, with protein MPPRSNISSPDLPKPDASEDEDDQSLPASEQIRRAHEDRLRSRRKHVRRRERQQKPLAAPAENVALIAAKIIGTEGPNFLARTATGEEMPAKSYKGTHTANAGATLVAVGDDVRLAVQEDGTATIDEVLLRRTKLSRAAAGQRVAFEQVVVSNVDLLVIVASATQPPLRAGIIDRYIVAGLDGGLGIAIAINKHDLATETQREEALYFRDVYQEIGYPVAIVSAATQAGLPELRAIIEGKTSVFAGHSGVGKSSLLNAIVGHEIGRTGVLSRKYRRGAHTTSSARLITIEGMPGTYIVDTPGVREFANHELDPGNLKFAFAEFLRHQTECAITNCSHIHEPGCAVREAVENDKIAVERYSSYEKLFEEAKKQEYKRITKA; from the coding sequence TTGCCGCCACGATCAAATATCTCCTCTCCCGACCTTCCGAAGCCTGACGCTTCGGAGGACGAGGACGATCAATCGCTGCCAGCAAGCGAGCAGATTCGTCGCGCCCACGAAGACCGGTTGCGTTCGCGGAGAAAGCACGTTCGGCGGCGGGAGCGTCAGCAAAAACCACTCGCTGCCCCGGCCGAGAATGTAGCTCTCATCGCCGCCAAAATCATCGGCACCGAAGGCCCCAATTTCCTGGCTCGAACGGCAACTGGCGAGGAAATGCCGGCCAAGAGTTATAAGGGTACTCACACGGCGAACGCGGGTGCAACGCTCGTCGCCGTCGGCGATGACGTTCGGCTTGCGGTGCAGGAAGATGGAACGGCGACCATCGACGAGGTTCTCCTCCGCCGGACGAAGCTCTCACGGGCTGCGGCCGGACAGCGAGTGGCCTTCGAACAGGTCGTCGTGTCGAATGTCGATCTGCTCGTGATCGTCGCAAGCGCCACGCAACCACCATTGCGTGCAGGGATCATCGATCGCTATATCGTCGCGGGTCTCGATGGTGGTCTTGGAATTGCCATTGCGATCAACAAGCACGATCTGGCCACCGAGACGCAGCGTGAGGAAGCTCTCTATTTTCGGGATGTTTATCAGGAGATCGGTTACCCGGTCGCCATCGTGTCTGCCGCGACGCAGGCGGGACTTCCCGAATTGCGCGCCATCATTGAGGGAAAGACCAGTGTTTTCGCGGGCCACTCCGGCGTTGGCAAAAGCTCGCTGCTGAATGCGATCGTCGGTCATGAGATCGGGCGCACGGGCGTTCTTTCCAGAAAATATCGGCGTGGAGCACACACGACAAGCAGCGCCCGGCTTATCACCATCGAAGGGATGCCCGGAACCTATATTGTGGACACACCTGGCGTCCGGGAATTCGCAAATCACGAACTCGATCCGGGTAATTTGAAGTTTGCATTTGCGGAATTTCTGAGACATCAGACCGAGTGCGCTATCACGAACTGTTCGCATATCCACGAGCCAGGTTGCGCCGTGCGGGAGGCAGTCGAGAACGACAAGATTGCCGTCGAACGATATTCGAGTTACGAAAAATTGTTTGAAGAAGCAAAGAAACAAGAATACAAACGCATAACCAAAGCATGA
- a CDS encoding FKBP-type peptidyl-prolyl cis-trans isomerase, with protein sequence MKTTIIAAFTILALTACHAKDESSSTSDTTMSTQSTTSQPQVTEAPAPPAEPSMTATPENAAPEKHGDTVVSKTGLKYIDLKVGKGAMPVKGQTITVNYTGKLVDGKTFDSNVDPAFHHTEPFSTAIGVGQVIPGWDEGMVSMKVGGKRRLIIPPQLGYGARGAGAAIPPNATLIFDVELLGVK encoded by the coding sequence ATGAAGACCACCATAATCGCTGCATTCACAATTCTCGCACTGACGGCATGCCATGCCAAAGACGAGTCAAGCTCAACATCAGATACAACTATGTCAACTCAATCAACCACATCCCAGCCACAAGTGACCGAGGCCCCGGCCCCGCCAGCAGAGCCTTCGATGACCGCCACGCCGGAAAACGCCGCTCCAGAGAAGCATGGCGACACGGTCGTCTCGAAGACTGGTCTCAAATACATTGATCTCAAAGTCGGCAAGGGCGCAATGCCGGTCAAAGGACAAACAATCACCGTGAATTATACCGGCAAACTCGTCGATGGAAAGACATTCGACTCTAATGTCGATCCGGCGTTTCATCACACGGAGCCATTCAGCACCGCGATTGGTGTCGGACAAGTGATTCCGGGTTGGGATGAGGGCATGGTCTCGATGAAGGTCGGTGGCAAGCGCCGTCTTATCATTCCGCCGCAGCTCGGCTATGGTGCACGTGGTGCGGGCGCCGCGATCCCGCCAAATGCGACGCTGATCTTCGATGTCGAACTTCTCGGCGTCAAGTAA
- a CDS encoding zf-HC2 domain-containing protein, with protein MNCSEIQDLAAALVDHERLTPRELDEVELHLKTCPTCQFEYEMDLMTSHIVHARIPLVDTPEASYQSIVAATRS; from the coding sequence GTGAACTGTTCCGAAATTCAGGACTTGGCCGCGGCACTCGTCGATCACGAGCGACTGACGCCACGAGAATTAGATGAGGTCGAGTTGCACCTCAAGACTTGCCCGACTTGCCAGTTCGAGTACGAGATGGACCTCATGACATCGCACATCGTGCATGCGCGTATCCCGCTCGTCGATACGCCAGAAGCTTCTTATCAGTCGATCGTCGCGGCGACACGTTCCTAA
- a CDS encoding TlpA disulfide reductase family protein: MKTLFVPPVVAVDSNVPKYLHNVSQIKFWDRMSPANRATSFAWWDSTGQVHEMNEYYNKVVVLAFFGTWSSTSMAQLASIDTMLAAHDTNVLLIGVSMRERVLDGKAVILIDSFARARGIPYQILIGSRDFAFTYGGVDAVPTTFIISRKRKIAATLEGYTPAAILRREITNAEEMP; the protein is encoded by the coding sequence ATGAAGACGCTCTTTGTGCCTCCGGTAGTTGCCGTTGATTCGAATGTCCCTAAATACCTGCACAATGTCTCGCAGATCAAGTTTTGGGACCGCATGAGTCCCGCTAATCGAGCCACGAGTTTTGCATGGTGGGACTCCACTGGGCAGGTTCACGAAATGAACGAGTACTATAATAAAGTCGTAGTACTTGCGTTCTTCGGAACATGGTCTTCCACATCGATGGCGCAGTTGGCATCGATCGATACCATGCTTGCAGCGCATGATACAAACGTGCTGCTCATCGGAGTCTCTATGCGTGAGCGAGTCCTGGACGGCAAAGCCGTCATTCTGATCGATTCGTTTGCCCGCGCGCGCGGGATTCCCTATCAAATCTTGATCGGGAGTCGGGATTTTGCTTTTACCTATGGTGGCGTCGATGCCGTGCCGACCACGTTTATCATTAGCCGCAAACGAAAGATTGCTGCCACGCTGGAAGGATATACACCAGCCGCAATTCTGCGCAGAGAAATCACCAATGCGGAAGAAATGCCATGA
- a CDS encoding PorV/PorQ family protein: MRRITPILLVLLVFGTTIRAQEVDLSGRTRLSDLLNKPLSPRAAAMGNSFVAMKDDPNTIFSNPAALSSLTIKDSTQLNEFSLSYSHYILDINEGALVYDHPVPEGMLFSGTFAAGVQYFSGGTSTEATNTGQTIGTFSTGDVALLLAYSSTGSNGLHYGAGLKFVSSSLVSGSSIQNYSASWLAADLGLYYEWVKQQMTFGFSVLNIGTEVSTYAGVQEPVGTNVQFGVSKRLERLPLTVHLNFHNLTRDREGRNLLYALNDFSVGGEFILGKVVRLRFGYENEVRHQLAVPAGTGLAGFSTGLGFHLKKYDIDFGLNDNGPDFGPFLRFGLRTAF; encoded by the coding sequence ATGCGACGAATTACGCCTATCCTACTCGTGCTCCTCGTCTTCGGAACTACCATCCGGGCTCAGGAGGTCGATCTCTCCGGCCGTACACGGCTTTCGGATCTGTTAAATAAGCCTCTGAGTCCGCGCGCCGCGGCGATGGGGAATTCCTTCGTTGCTATGAAGGACGATCCGAATACGATCTTCAGCAATCCCGCTGCGCTTTCAAGTCTAACGATTAAGGACTCGACTCAGCTCAATGAGTTCTCGCTGAGTTATTCGCATTACATTCTGGATATTAACGAGGGGGCGCTCGTCTACGATCATCCGGTGCCAGAGGGGATGCTCTTCTCGGGTACGTTCGCTGCCGGAGTGCAGTATTTTTCGGGTGGCACCTCGACTGAAGCCACCAACACCGGACAGACGATTGGCACATTCAGCACGGGCGATGTCGCATTACTGCTCGCATATTCCAGTACCGGTTCGAATGGGCTGCATTATGGCGCGGGGTTGAAGTTTGTCAGTTCGAGTCTCGTCTCTGGCTCCTCGATCCAAAACTATAGCGCCTCGTGGCTGGCTGCTGATCTTGGGCTTTACTATGAGTGGGTTAAGCAACAGATGACCTTTGGATTTTCAGTTTTGAATATTGGAACGGAGGTTTCGACTTACGCCGGCGTCCAGGAGCCAGTGGGGACGAACGTGCAGTTCGGTGTCTCGAAGCGTCTCGAGCGGCTGCCGCTGACAGTTCATCTCAATTTCCACAATCTGACTCGCGATCGCGAGGGTCGCAATCTTCTTTATGCCCTCAATGACTTCTCGGTCGGTGGCGAATTCATTCTCGGCAAGGTCGTGCGCTTGCGATTTGGATATGAGAACGAAGTCCGTCATCAACTCGCCGTTCCGGCTGGTACGGGCCTGGCGGGCTTCTCGACCGGGTTGGGCTTTCACCTCAAAAAGTATGACATCGACTTCGGGCTGAACGACAATGGACCAGACTTCGGACCATTCTTGCGGTTTGGACTGCGGACGGCCTTCTGA
- a CDS encoding glycosyltransferase family 39 protein, producing MKEKRWLVRITLGGLALRLGMWFVYRSNPMTLVTAGLPDDALYYFTIARNLAHGYGISFDAVHPTNGMHPLWLLLITPIFTLTLSKWGAIYAILLLQCIVDAGIVWLIGDTVYDLLPDAKESNRKSAAAIAAVLYAASIVIISRSVNGLETTLAALMIVLWLRTYLRLGQNMRSWAFLGLVTGLLLLARTDMFLVVLPLALYRIIRIRPIGGEWGGRGLAAIIGVLVVAPWLIWNVLHFGTPLQSSAQAVPIFAMRKYDVLYGTGLLKYWHLLLESARNMMKPFWFAGLGLPVVTLTYAIISRRKIMREGEKAVYLLVLGGLLLLAVHSIFRGFIREWYIMELIPLWIIAFGLSIGENAGKTEARASGRWIFASAILIVQVLIIPVGQRMTSQLVTVYEGVPIIEQLTRTTKVAAFNSGYYSYFASRPGSIVDLDGVVSSEAVESIKHNDLRGYLNRDSVSYLLDFRGDFGGYVNLIDRHLLDDFVMETQDTSTPLVLYRRKSISGPLLLPLTP from the coding sequence ATGAAAGAAAAACGCTGGCTCGTTCGGATCACCTTGGGAGGCCTTGCCTTGCGTCTCGGGATGTGGTTCGTCTATCGCAGCAATCCGATGACGCTTGTCACGGCCGGCCTGCCGGATGATGCGCTCTATTACTTCACGATCGCCCGAAATCTTGCTCACGGCTATGGGATTTCTTTCGATGCCGTGCATCCAACCAATGGGATGCATCCCCTGTGGCTGCTTCTCATCACCCCGATCTTTACACTCACACTCAGTAAGTGGGGCGCGATCTATGCCATACTCTTGCTGCAATGTATTGTGGATGCCGGCATCGTATGGCTTATTGGCGACACAGTTTATGATCTGTTGCCGGATGCAAAGGAGTCCAATCGGAAGAGTGCGGCCGCCATCGCCGCCGTTTTGTATGCCGCGAGCATCGTCATCATTTCGCGTTCTGTCAATGGACTCGAAACGACGCTTGCTGCGCTCATGATCGTCCTTTGGCTTCGGACATACCTTCGGCTCGGTCAGAATATGCGGTCGTGGGCCTTTCTAGGTCTTGTCACTGGCTTGCTTCTCCTTGCACGGACAGATATGTTTTTGGTGGTATTACCGCTGGCGCTTTACAGGATCATACGGATCCGGCCGATTGGCGGGGAGTGGGGCGGCAGAGGCTTAGCGGCGATTATTGGTGTTCTCGTTGTCGCGCCGTGGTTGATTTGGAATGTGCTTCACTTCGGCACGCCACTTCAATCGAGCGCGCAGGCGGTGCCGATCTTTGCCATGCGGAAGTATGACGTACTCTATGGCACCGGATTGCTGAAATACTGGCATCTGCTGCTGGAGTCAGCTCGCAACATGATGAAGCCATTTTGGTTTGCGGGGTTGGGGCTGCCGGTTGTGACATTGACTTATGCGATAATTTCTCGACGCAAGATCATGCGAGAAGGGGAGAAGGCTGTGTATCTTCTTGTCCTCGGCGGGTTGCTCCTCCTTGCCGTTCATAGTATTTTTCGCGGTTTCATTCGCGAGTGGTACATAATGGAGCTGATTCCGCTTTGGATCATTGCCTTTGGTCTTAGCATCGGCGAGAATGCCGGAAAGACCGAAGCGCGCGCAAGTGGCCGCTGGATCTTCGCATCAGCAATTCTCATTGTGCAAGTGCTTATCATTCCGGTAGGTCAGCGAATGACTTCTCAGTTGGTCACTGTCTATGAAGGAGTGCCGATCATCGAGCAGTTGACGAGGACCACCAAAGTTGCTGCATTTAATTCCGGCTACTACTCGTATTTTGCGAGCCGTCCGGGAAGCATCGTCGATCTCGACGGCGTGGTCAGCTCAGAAGCGGTGGAGTCGATCAAGCATAATGATCTCCGTGGATATTTGAATCGCGATTCAGTTTCGTATCTTCTGGACTTCCGGGGGGATTTTGGCGGCTATGTCAATCTCATCGACAGGCACTTACTCGATGATTTTGTGATGGAGACTCAGGATACGTCCACTCCATTAGTGCTCTATCGCCGTAAATCTATTTCAGGGCCATTATTATTGCCCTTGACTCCGTGA
- the xerD gene encoding site-specific tyrosine recombinase XerD, whose amino-acid sequence MESQEVRVAGSKKPIEQYLSYLKLERGLARNSLDAYGRDLLKFEAYLLPKQTLLARATQTDVQRFLRDLGEAGLERTSIVRIMSSLRGFYRYLLTEKLLLVDPTENLDVKSVRRKLPEVLTIPEMESLLDQPDLTTPKGVRDKALLEFLYAAGARVSEATQLRLTQLSLKDGLVKLFGKGSKERVVPVGREACKALDVYLTKTRPLFTRKGKKTDAIFLNQERGTALSRMSVWNMIQEYALQAGIDKRISPHTFRHSFATHLLEGGADLRVVQEMLGHADISTTEIYTHVDRSYLQEVHRTFHPRG is encoded by the coding sequence ATGGAATCGCAGGAGGTGCGAGTCGCTGGATCGAAGAAGCCAATTGAACAATATCTGAGTTATCTCAAGCTCGAGCGTGGACTTGCACGAAATTCACTCGATGCGTACGGCCGCGACTTGTTGAAATTCGAAGCCTATCTTCTTCCGAAGCAAACGTTACTGGCTCGCGCAACTCAAACGGATGTCCAGAGATTCTTGCGCGACTTGGGCGAGGCCGGTCTCGAACGGACCAGCATCGTCCGCATCATGAGTAGCTTACGCGGCTTCTACCGCTATTTGCTGACTGAGAAACTGTTGCTGGTCGATCCGACTGAGAACCTGGATGTGAAATCTGTTCGGCGGAAGCTTCCCGAAGTCCTGACCATACCGGAGATGGAATCCTTGTTGGATCAACCTGACCTGACAACACCGAAGGGCGTTCGCGATAAAGCGCTACTTGAATTTTTATACGCCGCCGGTGCGCGTGTCTCGGAAGCGACGCAATTGCGATTAACACAACTCTCTCTCAAGGATGGACTCGTAAAGCTGTTTGGTAAAGGCTCGAAGGAGCGTGTCGTGCCGGTTGGACGGGAGGCGTGCAAAGCGCTCGACGTATATCTAACCAAGACGAGGCCGTTATTTACGCGAAAAGGGAAGAAGACAGATGCGATCTTTCTCAATCAAGAGCGCGGCACGGCGCTATCACGGATGTCGGTCTGGAACATGATTCAGGAGTATGCCTTGCAGGCCGGGATCGATAAGCGAATCTCGCCACACACGTTTCGCCATAGCTTTGCGACACATTTGCTCGAAGGCGGCGCCGATCTTCGCGTCGTGCAGGAGATGCTTGGGCACGCCGATATCTCGACGACCGAGATTTACACGCATGTCGACCGATCGTATTTGCAGGAAGTCCATCGAACATTCCATCCACGCGGCTGA
- a CDS encoding HDIG domain-containing protein, whose amino-acid sequence MRDWAKQIILNLREAAARPGWRRSKVVRWTIGVVLTLIIAALFPSAQQMALTGYSVGSPWMGEDEHAPFSFPVYKDVVRYRQDVRKALDELYPVYVPDTLAREETLSQLHASYSKLIALVALVRKDSLDASSFADSAKPLGLTSDDCSGLVAAVQKDGRIAHKLEDFEAPFASVVADLELSSLITQGTREEASASTSHLISLRYAPRTHPNAETVLPRDSLLTVEAATNRVFSKLEILLKRNNQLVAPLSRIAATALRPNVTFDATLTDESRSAIIDRVPRTDGIVVEGQRIISKGEIISPPAKSALESLAQAQIDRGGTMSAIGRIAGTIGHVGLIVLLLVLYLKFIRRRIYKDNGQLLLMALVLLFPAILAYLSVRVQVDFPLQYFILIPVASMLLTVLFDSRTGFYGTVIAALLVAGIRGNDYEIALAGLCAGAFAAYTVRDLRNRAQLFTSIAYIFIGYLIAITALSLEQATSFGLFGYELIAALGNSLISPVITLVVLFAIESVFDTVSDLRLSEFDNINHPLLRELALRAPGTYQHTMQVAQLAENAALAIGSNPLLARVGALFHDVGKLTDPVSFVENQSGENGNIHESISPRESADRVRNHVAQGIELARAHRLPQRIIDFIPMHHGTLPISFFYQRALNEATGGGEVNEDDFRYGGPIPNSKETAILMLADASEAIARTLAASGEETTPEAIEAAVTQLVRTRFDQGQLDRCDITAHDLTIIRGVFARLLAGLHHARVQYPSLVTPGATPSPGESAHEPTASLVAS is encoded by the coding sequence ATGCGCGATTGGGCGAAACAGATCATCCTGAATTTACGAGAAGCCGCCGCGCGGCCTGGCTGGCGGCGGTCCAAAGTGGTGCGCTGGACCATCGGCGTGGTTCTCACGCTGATTATCGCCGCGTTATTTCCGAGCGCCCAACAGATGGCGCTCACCGGGTACTCGGTCGGATCGCCATGGATGGGGGAGGATGAGCACGCGCCGTTCTCATTCCCGGTTTACAAAGATGTTGTCCGCTACCGGCAGGATGTCCGGAAAGCGCTCGACGAGTTGTACCCGGTCTATGTCCCGGATACATTGGCGCGGGAAGAAACGCTCAGCCAACTCCATGCATCCTACTCGAAGTTGATCGCGCTTGTCGCACTCGTCCGCAAGGATTCACTCGATGCCTCTTCGTTCGCAGATTCGGCGAAACCCCTTGGACTGACATCGGATGATTGCTCCGGACTTGTGGCGGCGGTGCAGAAGGATGGCCGTATCGCGCATAAGCTCGAAGACTTTGAGGCGCCATTCGCGAGTGTTGTGGCCGATCTGGAATTATCCTCTTTGATCACACAGGGTACTCGCGAAGAGGCTAGCGCAAGTACATCGCATCTCATCTCGCTCCGATATGCTCCGCGTACACACCCGAACGCGGAGACGGTGCTTCCGCGTGACTCGTTGCTCACCGTGGAAGCCGCGACGAACCGAGTCTTCAGCAAATTGGAGATTCTCCTGAAGCGCAATAATCAGCTCGTTGCTCCGCTCTCTCGCATCGCTGCAACGGCGTTACGTCCGAATGTGACGTTCGATGCGACGCTGACGGACGAGAGCCGTTCTGCGATTATCGATCGCGTTCCGCGCACCGATGGGATTGTTGTCGAGGGCCAGCGGATTATCTCGAAAGGGGAGATTATTTCTCCACCGGCAAAATCGGCGCTCGAAAGTCTCGCGCAGGCCCAGATCGATCGTGGCGGCACGATGTCCGCGATCGGTCGCATCGCCGGTACGATTGGGCACGTGGGCCTCATCGTGCTTCTTCTGGTGCTTTATCTCAAGTTCATTCGCAGACGAATCTATAAGGATAACGGCCAACTGTTGCTGATGGCCCTGGTCCTGCTTTTCCCGGCTATCCTCGCATATCTCAGCGTGCGTGTGCAGGTCGATTTCCCGCTCCAGTATTTTATTCTGATCCCTGTCGCCTCGATGTTGCTGACCGTGCTCTTCGATAGCCGGACCGGTTTTTATGGGACAGTCATAGCCGCCTTGTTAGTCGCTGGTATCCGCGGCAATGATTATGAGATCGCTCTTGCGGGACTTTGTGCCGGTGCGTTTGCGGCGTATACAGTCCGTGATCTTCGCAACCGCGCACAATTGTTTACCAGCATTGCGTACATCTTTATAGGCTATCTCATTGCGATCACCGCGCTCTCACTCGAGCAGGCAACATCGTTCGGGTTATTCGGTTATGAATTGATCGCGGCGCTCGGCAACTCGCTGATCTCGCCGGTCATTACGCTCGTCGTGCTATTCGCAATCGAAAGTGTCTTCGATACCGTCAGCGATTTGCGGCTTTCGGAGTTCGATAATATCAATCATCCGCTGCTTCGCGAGTTGGCACTCCGAGCGCCCGGGACCTATCAGCACACGATGCAAGTCGCCCAATTAGCGGAGAACGCCGCGCTGGCGATTGGCTCGAATCCGCTGCTGGCCCGCGTTGGGGCGCTCTTCCATGATGTTGGCAAGCTGACCGACCCAGTGAGTTTTGTCGAAAATCAATCCGGCGAGAATGGCAATATTCACGAATCGATCAGCCCACGCGAGAGTGCCGACCGAGTTCGGAATCATGTGGCTCAGGGAATTGAGCTAGCTCGCGCGCATCGCTTACCCCAACGCATCATCGATTTCATTCCGATGCACCACGGAACGTTGCCGATCTCGTTCTTCTATCAGCGCGCGCTTAACGAGGCGACCGGCGGTGGCGAGGTCAACGAGGATGATTTCCGCTATGGGGGTCCGATTCCGAATTCCAAAGAGACGGCGATCCTGATGCTCGCGGATGCATCGGAAGCCATCGCCCGAACGCTTGCAGCCAGCGGAGAAGAGACCACTCCCGAGGCGATCGAAGCCGCCGTCACGCAGCTCGTTCGTACGCGCTTCGATCAAGGGCAGCTTGACCGCTGCGACATCACTGCGCACGATTTGACAATCATTCGCGGTGTATTCGCCCGGTTGCTCGCTGGTTTGCACCATGCGCGGGTTCAGTATCCTTCTCTCGTCACGCCTGGCGCGACGCCCTCTCCCGGAGAATCTGCCCACGAACCCACAGCGTCCCTTGTCGCCAGTTAA